TCGGCTTTATGCAGCCGTGGGATTTTATTGTGGTGAAAGATGTTGAGACACGCCGAAAAGTGAAGGAGGGGTTTGAGATTGCCCATGCGGAGGCGGCCGGAATGTTCGGCGGTGAAAGGCAGGATGCTTACCGTACCTTCAAGCTTGAAGGGATCATGGAGTCGGCGCTCGGAATCTGCGTCACCTGTGATCGTTCGCGCAGCGGGGAGGTGGTGATTGGGCGGACAGCGAACCCGGAGATGGATCTCTACAGTTCGGTCTGTGCGGTGCAGAACCTCTGGCTTGCGGCAAGGGCTGAAAATCTCGGTGTTGGCTGGGTCAGCATTGTCCATCACGATCATATCCGTGAGGCGCTTGGTATTCCTGACCATATTGTGCCGGTGGCCTATCTCACCGTGGGCTATGTCAGCTTTTTTCATGCAACGCCGGAACTTGAGCAGGCGGGCTGGCTACCGAGAATGGAGCTTGAAACTCTTGTCCATCACGAAACATGGTAAAAGCTGAACATGAGTCACGGGCTCTTGCCATCTTTGGCACCGCTTCTGACGTCGGCAAAAGCATTGTTGCTACGGCGCTCTGCCGGATTTTCAACAACGCAGGCATCGATGTTGCACCCTACAAGGCGCAGAACATGTCTAACAACTCCGGTGTCACTCCGGACGGCTGTGAAATCGGTCGAGCGCAGATTGTCCAGGCCGAGGCCGCCAGGGTTGTGCCAACGGCTGATATGAACCCCGTG
The DNA window shown above is from Pelodictyon phaeoclathratiforme BU-1 and carries:
- the bluB gene encoding 5,6-dimethylbenzimidazole synthase yields the protein MSNLTTNMTITEAEREALYKVIYSRRDVRGQFLPDMVPDEVIARLLDAAHHAPSVGFMQPWDFIVVKDVETRRKVKEGFEIAHAEAAGMFGGERQDAYRTFKLEGIMESALGICVTCDRSRSGEVVIGRTANPEMDLYSSVCAVQNLWLAARAENLGVGWVSIVHHDHIREALGIPDHIVPVAYLTVGYVSFFHATPELEQAGWLPRMELETLVHHETW